One candidate division WOR-3 bacterium DNA segment encodes these proteins:
- a CDS encoding arginine decarboxylase, pyruvoyl-dependent: MVPKGVFLTNGVGVHKDMLASFELALRDAGIEKCNLVYVSSILPPKCRIISRNKGLEKLKAGQLTYCVMAKNQTNEPNRLLSAAVGMAMTKGYEQYGYLSEHHAFGQTEKAAGEYAEDLAASMLATTLGIQFDPNLAWDERKQVYKASGNVFVTRPIAQSARGNKDGLWTTVLAAAVFLLD, from the coding sequence ATGGTTCCCAAGGGTGTATTTCTGACGAACGGTGTCGGAGTTCACAAAGACATGCTCGCGTCTTTTGAGCTTGCTCTCAGAGACGCGGGAATTGAAAAATGCAATCTTGTCTATGTGTCGAGCATCCTGCCTCCGAAATGCAGGATCATATCGCGTAACAAAGGCCTCGAAAAACTTAAGGCCGGCCAACTGACTTATTGCGTGATGGCAAAAAACCAGACAAACGAACCGAACAGACTGTTATCTGCGGCAGTCGGAATGGCCATGACCAAAGGTTATGAACAGTACGGATATCTGTCGGAACACCATGCTTTCGGTCAGACCGAGAAAGCCGCCGGCGAATACGCTGAGGACCTTGCCGCTTCGATGCTCGCGACAACTCTGGGAATTCAGTTCGACCCAAATCTCGCCTGGGACGAAAGAAAGCAGGTGTACAAGGCCAGCGGCAATGTTTTTGTGACACGCCCCATAGCTCAGTCTGCAAGAGGCAATAAAGACGGTTTATGGACGACGGTCCTCGCCGCCGCCGTTTTTCTCCTCGATTAG